A DNA window from Halanaerobium saccharolyticum subsp. saccharolyticum DSM 6643 contains the following coding sequences:
- a CDS encoding (2Fe-2S) ferredoxin domain-containing protein codes for MDEIIICVGSSCHLKGAEKVIEIFKEEKAKNNLDNIKISGSFCQGNCTEGVNIEINGQKIEAVNEENAGKIFKKHLLSDQNE; via the coding sequence GTGGATGAAATAATAATTTGTGTTGGCAGCAGCTGTCATCTTAAAGGGGCAGAAAAAGTAATAGAAATTTTCAAAGAAGAGAAAGCAAAAAATAACTTAGATAATATTAAAATTTCGGGTAGTTTTTGTCAGGGAAACTGTACTGAAGGTGTTAATATAGAAATAAATGGACAAAAAATAGAGGCAGTTAATGAGGAGAATGCAGGAAAAATTTTTAAAAAGCATCTATTGTCTGATCAAAATGAATGA
- a CDS encoding PD-(D/E)XK nuclease family protein — protein sequence MSFKTLNDLYFSQSALSIFKNCRRRFRYRYLDGLYWPAEWGMNEEVKNDLRQGRQFHLLAERYYSKTMGETVLSSKQPLQSWINRLKSFARAENVVSAEQELRYQKDNLKLLAKYDLLKYNKSLKKFIIFYWKTDKKSLYEKDIENSMQSRFYLYLLFETGYDYFAAEYELENMPELIYWNPRYPKQKIRIEYNIDEFKKDKSYFEKLINQILKEDKFPLTEELNKCQFCEYRPICRGKKTEKKEIIEDDLDLNLDWEAVEEIEF from the coding sequence ATGTCTTTTAAAACTTTAAACGATTTATATTTTTCTCAGTCTGCTCTTTCTATTTTCAAAAACTGCCGCCGGCGTTTTAGATATCGATATCTAGACGGATTGTATTGGCCAGCTGAATGGGGAATGAACGAAGAAGTTAAAAATGATTTAAGACAGGGAAGGCAATTCCATCTTTTAGCAGAAAGATATTATAGCAAAACTATGGGAGAAACAGTTTTGAGTTCTAAGCAGCCTTTACAGTCCTGGATAAATAGATTGAAATCTTTTGCCAGAGCTGAAAATGTTGTTTCAGCAGAACAAGAGCTTCGTTATCAAAAGGATAACTTAAAATTGTTAGCTAAATATGATCTTTTAAAATATAATAAATCTTTAAAAAAATTTATTATTTTTTATTGGAAAACAGATAAAAAAAGTTTATATGAAAAAGATATTGAAAATTCTATGCAAAGTCGTTTTTATTTGTATCTATTATTTGAAACTGGCTATGACTATTTTGCTGCTGAATATGAGCTTGAAAATATGCCAGAACTTATCTACTGGAATCCACGCTATCCAAAGCAGAAAATAAGGATAGAATATAATATTGATGAATTTAAGAAAGATAAAAGTTATTTTGAAAAATTAATTAACCAAATCTTAAAAGAAGATAAATTTCCATTAACAGAGGAATTAAACAAATGTCAATTTTGCGAATATAGACCAATCTGTAGGGGTAAAAAAACAGAGAAAAAGGAAATAATAGAAGATGATTTGGATTTAAATCTTGACTGGGAAGCAGTCGAAGAAATAGAATTTTAA
- the recJ gene encoding single-stranded-DNA-specific exonuclease RecJ: protein MKINKAEEFEPNKELVEYLGSKEIACLAEKRGLKSIEKLISFIEPERYSPLNLKDFPKITAIVDFILEHIEKESNILIYGDYDVDGISSTSILVGALRCLSNNISYHIPDRFKEGYGLNKEVLASYQDEIDLVISCDCGISNFDEVKFAKELGMDFVVTDHHDLPEQLPPADYVISPRLLPEDHQGYWLPGAGMAYFLIKAVFEKAGKKGEEKKYLDLLLLAIIADVVPLKGENRYLFKTGLTKLKNTDRIGLKALYNELDINPLEINEKTLGFQIGPLLNSAGRIDSAEKGLKLLLAEDKSTAAGLAAELNQINQHRKEISQKIYLEIEKKINPQQRKAVISYDSDWHQGVIGIAAGRITENFQVPAVLMTSNQQSGLITGSARSIAGININNIISECSDLLEKNGGHAAAAGFSLKKDRLEKFKLRLQRLIDQELAKIDSELEIKTDLNLKLSEITQDFYQKLRLFAPFGEANPEPLFYLESDILSSRKISAGRHQRLILGNQNNKITALWWWAGEIENHYTQKIACKLTENIYRGNKSLQLEIKALEPKKNSDQDFKINEETKNKIKVVDWRNKDLSKIKTGVKNTVYFAEGLKEYDFYPLINRNYCREAKNIVLITIPHSISVLKEIIILTGAEKIILINSKTETKKLKEFLNNFLSLVKYSLQEKNGIFNLEQAAIALETAKITIKRALEFLRAEAMISYEYLSYQELIITKGGEKDAGKSNLSRKNLEKLLKESSAFRRFIKNTEITKIEKLINRKLN, encoded by the coding sequence ATGAAAATAAATAAAGCTGAAGAATTTGAGCCAAATAAAGAATTAGTTGAATATTTAGGAAGCAAAGAAATTGCTTGTTTGGCTGAAAAAAGAGGTTTGAAATCTATAGAAAAATTGATAAGCTTTATTGAACCAGAAAGATATTCGCCTTTAAATTTAAAAGATTTTCCAAAAATAACAGCGATTGTAGATTTTATTTTAGAACACATTGAAAAAGAAAGTAATATTTTAATCTATGGAGACTATGATGTAGATGGGATTAGTTCTACCTCGATTTTAGTTGGAGCACTTCGTTGTTTGAGTAATAATATTAGTTATCATATTCCTGATCGTTTTAAAGAAGGTTATGGTCTTAATAAAGAGGTATTAGCTTCATATCAGGATGAAATCGACCTAGTTATCAGTTGTGACTGTGGTATCAGTAATTTTGATGAAGTTAAGTTTGCAAAAGAATTGGGAATGGATTTTGTGGTGACTGATCATCATGACTTACCGGAACAATTACCACCGGCAGACTATGTAATTTCTCCTAGGCTATTGCCAGAAGATCATCAGGGGTATTGGTTACCTGGAGCTGGGATGGCTTATTTTTTAATAAAGGCAGTCTTTGAAAAAGCAGGGAAAAAAGGAGAAGAAAAAAAATATCTAGATCTATTATTGCTGGCAATAATAGCTGATGTAGTTCCTTTAAAAGGAGAAAATCGTTATTTATTTAAAACAGGCTTAACAAAATTAAAAAATACAGATCGAATAGGTTTAAAAGCTCTTTATAATGAGCTTGATATTAACCCACTGGAAATTAATGAAAAAACACTGGGTTTTCAAATAGGTCCTTTGTTAAATTCTGCTGGTAGAATTGATAGTGCAGAAAAAGGATTGAAGTTACTTTTGGCAGAGGATAAAAGTACAGCTGCCGGTCTGGCAGCAGAATTAAATCAAATTAATCAGCATCGAAAAGAAATTAGTCAAAAAATATATTTAGAGATAGAAAAAAAAATTAATCCCCAGCAGAGAAAAGCAGTGATTAGTTATGATTCTGATTGGCATCAGGGAGTAATTGGAATTGCTGCAGGAAGAATAACTGAGAATTTTCAGGTCCCAGCAGTTTTGATGACTTCTAATCAACAGAGTGGACTAATAACAGGTTCAGCTCGTTCAATTGCTGGAATAAATATTAACAACATAATTTCTGAGTGTTCTGATCTTTTAGAAAAAAACGGTGGTCATGCTGCTGCAGCAGGATTTTCATTAAAAAAAGACAGGTTGGAAAAATTCAAATTAAGACTGCAGAGATTAATCGACCAGGAACTGGCTAAAATTGATTCTGAACTGGAAATTAAAACTGATTTAAATTTAAAACTAAGTGAGATTACGCAAGATTTTTATCAGAAACTGAGGCTTTTCGCCCCTTTTGGTGAGGCAAATCCTGAACCCTTATTTTATCTGGAAAGTGATATTTTAAGCAGCCGTAAAATTTCTGCTGGTAGACACCAGCGACTTATTTTAGGTAACCAAAACAATAAAATAACTGCTCTTTGGTGGTGGGCTGGGGAAATTGAAAATCATTATACTCAGAAAATAGCCTGTAAACTAACAGAAAATATTTATCGAGGCAACAAAAGTTTGCAGCTTGAAATTAAAGCTTTAGAGCCAAAAAAAAATTCAGATCAAGATTTTAAAATAAATGAAGAAACTAAAAATAAAATTAAAGTAGTTGATTGGAGAAATAAAGATTTAAGCAAAATTAAAACTGGGGTTAAGAATACAGTTTATTTCGCTGAGGGATTAAAAGAATATGATTTTTATCCACTTATAAATCGTAATTATTGTAGAGAAGCAAAAAATATAGTTTTGATCACAATTCCACATTCTATCTCAGTTTTAAAAGAAATTATAATTTTAACTGGTGCTGAAAAAATAATTTTAATAAATTCTAAAACTGAAACTAAAAAATTAAAAGAATTTTTAAATAATTTTTTGTCTTTAGTTAAATATAGTCTTCAAGAAAAAAATGGTATTTTCAATTTAGAGCAGGCAGCTATAGCTCTTGAGACAGCTAAGATCACAATAAAAAGAGCTTTGGAGTTTTTAAGAGCAGAAGCTATGATCAGTTATGAATATTTATCATATCAGGAGCTTATAATTACAAAAGGGGGAGAAAAAGACGCAGGAAAATCTAATTTAAGCAGAAAAAATTTGGAAAAACTTTTAAAAGAAAGCTCTGCTTTCAGAAGGTTTATCAAAAATACTGAAATAACAAAAATAGAAAAATTGATTAATAGAAAGCTCAATTAG
- the hflX gene encoding GTPase HflX — MQEKAVLVGLNEGELNELELLVETAGAECILKMTYHDRKIDPAYYIGSGKVREIKEAAETIGANLIVFDNELSPVQQRNLEDEIEIKVIDRAQVILDIFARHAHSRESKIQVELAQLEYRLPRLQGRGIEMSRLAGGIGTRGPGESKLEVDRRRIEKKIHRLKEDLKEIKASREVQRSNRKDPLAALIGYTNAGKSTLMNKLAGTNSYTADKLFATLDSTMRQLELPVGQNIILSDTVGFINKLPHQLVASFRTTLEEVENADIILHLIDASNSEMEKNMEVVNNEIRDLKDANCKIIKVFNKIDLLEKSKLDDLKIIYPNALFISALKGINLNSVIEKLNELISKEMIEVELDLPYSEAGWVEKIHNNAKVYEEKYQKNNIYLKALLPKTTAAKLKKYSRE; from the coding sequence ATGCAAGAAAAGGCAGTTCTTGTGGGTCTAAATGAAGGAGAATTAAATGAATTAGAACTTCTTGTAGAAACTGCTGGTGCAGAATGTATTTTAAAAATGACTTATCATGATCGCAAAATTGATCCCGCTTATTATATTGGTAGTGGTAAAGTAAGAGAAATTAAAGAAGCTGCAGAAACTATTGGGGCAAACTTGATAGTTTTTGATAATGAATTATCACCTGTGCAGCAGCGTAATTTAGAAGATGAAATTGAAATTAAAGTAATTGATCGAGCTCAAGTTATATTAGATATCTTTGCCAGACATGCACACAGTCGCGAAAGCAAAATACAGGTGGAACTGGCTCAATTAGAATATCGTCTGCCAAGACTTCAGGGAAGAGGCATAGAGATGTCAAGACTTGCTGGAGGAATTGGAACAAGAGGTCCAGGTGAAAGTAAACTTGAAGTTGATCGGCGTCGTATTGAAAAGAAAATTCATCGTCTCAAAGAAGATTTAAAAGAAATTAAGGCCAGTCGAGAAGTCCAACGAAGTAACCGTAAAGATCCTCTTGCAGCACTTATCGGCTATACTAATGCTGGTAAATCAACTTTAATGAATAAGCTGGCTGGAACAAACAGCTATACTGCTGATAAATTATTTGCTACTTTAGATTCTACTATGAGGCAGTTGGAACTACCTGTTGGTCAAAATATTATTCTAAGTGATACAGTTGGTTTTATAAATAAACTCCCACATCAATTGGTGGCTTCTTTTAGAACTACTTTAGAAGAAGTTGAAAATGCTGATATAATACTTCATCTAATTGATGCTTCAAACTCAGAAATGGAAAAGAATATGGAAGTTGTAAATAATGAAATTAGAGACCTAAAGGATGCGAATTGCAAAATTATAAAAGTTTTTAATAAAATTGATTTATTAGAAAAATCAAAGCTTGATGATTTAAAAATAATATATCCGAATGCACTTTTTATTTCTGCCTTAAAAGGAATTAACCTTAATTCTGTAATTGAAAAATTGAACGAACTTATTAGTAAGGAAATGATCGAAGTAGAATTAGATCTTCCTTATTCTGAAGCTGGATGGGTAGAAAAAATTCATAATAACGCAAAAGTTTATGAAGAAAAATATCAAAAAAACAATATATATTTAAAAGCTTTACTACCTAAAACTACAGCAGCAAAGCTAAAAAAATACAGCAGAGAGTGA
- the hslO gene encoding Hsp33 family molecular chaperone HslO has protein sequence MDDYLIRAITTNKEIRALAVKSTNVVREAQERHQTTPVATAALGRVITGALLTGSLVKSGDEIVLKIEGTGPAGKIVADANQEGEVRGYIQNPKLDLYQTDSGKLDVAKAVGAGELSLTKIMRMKEPYKGSVPLVSGEIGEDLTYYFTASEQVPSAVGLGVLVDTDLSVKAAGGFIIQLLPDAAEETIEMLEKNLENITSVSKMIEGGMTPEELLTELLGDMDYRIMARKDVKFKCRCSRERSFELIAGLGKDEIEETLAEQGEIEVRCHFCNSTYNFKKEEVEELIKELEAKEKEIPEVDTDQIIIEEKDN, from the coding sequence ATGGATGATTATTTAATTCGGGCAATCACAACTAATAAAGAAATTAGAGCTTTGGCAGTTAAATCTACGAACGTTGTCAGAGAAGCACAGGAGAGGCATCAAACTACCCCTGTTGCTACTGCAGCTTTAGGACGTGTCATTACGGGGGCGCTATTGACAGGCTCATTAGTTAAATCAGGTGATGAGATTGTTCTAAAAATCGAAGGTACAGGTCCTGCCGGGAAAATTGTTGCAGATGCAAATCAAGAAGGAGAGGTAAGAGGATATATACAGAATCCTAAGCTTGATTTATATCAAACTGATTCTGGCAAACTTGATGTAGCAAAGGCTGTTGGAGCTGGTGAACTTTCACTGACAAAAATCATGAGAATGAAAGAGCCGTATAAAGGCAGTGTACCATTAGTTTCTGGAGAAATAGGTGAAGATTTAACTTATTATTTTACTGCTTCAGAACAGGTTCCTTCTGCAGTTGGACTAGGAGTTTTAGTAGATACTGATCTTAGTGTTAAAGCTGCTGGCGGTTTTATTATTCAGTTATTACCAGATGCTGCTGAAGAAACAATAGAAATGTTGGAAAAAAATTTAGAAAATATAACATCAGTCAGTAAAATGATTGAAGGTGGAATGACTCCTGAAGAATTATTAACTGAGCTGCTGGGGGATATGGATTATAGAATAATGGCCCGCAAAGATGTTAAATTTAAATGCCGCTGCAGCAGAGAACGGAGTTTTGAATTAATAGCTGGTTTGGGTAAAGATGAAATAGAAGAAACTTTAGCTGAGCAGGGCGAAATAGAAGTACGCTGTCATTTCTGTAATAGCACTTATAATTTTAAAAAAGAAGAAGTCGAAGAGCTTATAAAAGAATTGGAAGCAAAAGAAAAGGAAATTCCTGAAGTCGATACTGATCAAATAATAATTGAAGAAAAAGATAATTAA
- a CDS encoding [Fe-Fe] hydrogenase large subunit C-terminal domain-containing protein, with protein sequence MNETLIVQPASCKDCHKCLRECPVAAIGFKDNQAFIIEEKCIYCGNCIKTCPQGAKSALFEEDKLEAFLESDSYLIASLAPSFAAAFPEVAPGQIIKALKLIGFDYIAETAEAAARVVKEFTKRRSKMDSSLITSCCPAVVNLIEKHYPELLPQLAPVLSPMMLQSSELKNKFDRARVVFIGPCLAKIEESKNEKRRNYRPDIVINFEHLRMLLEKKGVVISELDLAEVDLSASELTADYALSGGAVKAADLLQADPGCGNKALHLSGLDNIINFLEDFKKDKDKIKVELVELLACSGGCINGPAINNELSIPLKELEVHNYLSAKKRTNVKKEKLNNEISIRRKHQNKKMNLPKVPEAEIRKILASIAKENKEDEKDCGGCGYSSCREKAAAVYYGFAEKKMCIPYMKARAESLSQIIVESSHNAIIVVNDQMDIQKFNPVAKELFTQKSRKIEGMKLDKFIDSSNFKKAWNLNQRFIHQKCSYKNKSIIVDQTIFALKEHRVIVGILTDISEQEKQREKMQKMKEVAVEKTNAVVNKQMQIVQEIAGLLGETTVETKAALTELADLLQTGDDRWN encoded by the coding sequence ATGAATGAAACTTTAATTGTTCAGCCTGCAAGTTGTAAGGACTGTCATAAGTGTCTGCGCGAATGTCCGGTAGCAGCAATTGGATTTAAAGATAATCAGGCATTTATAATTGAAGAAAAGTGCATCTATTGTGGCAATTGCATAAAAACTTGTCCTCAGGGAGCAAAAAGTGCCTTATTTGAAGAGGACAAATTGGAAGCTTTTTTAGAATCAGATAGCTATTTAATAGCTTCGTTAGCACCTTCATTTGCTGCTGCTTTTCCAGAGGTTGCCCCTGGTCAAATAATTAAAGCCTTAAAATTAATTGGTTTTGATTACATTGCTGAAACAGCAGAAGCTGCAGCTAGAGTTGTAAAAGAATTTACAAAGAGAAGAAGCAAAATGGATAGTTCACTTATAACATCCTGCTGTCCAGCGGTTGTAAATTTAATTGAAAAACATTATCCTGAATTATTGCCTCAGCTAGCCCCTGTTCTTTCGCCAATGATGCTGCAGTCATCAGAATTAAAAAATAAGTTTGATAGAGCAAGAGTTGTTTTTATTGGGCCCTGTTTGGCAAAAATAGAGGAAAGCAAAAATGAAAAAAGAAGAAATTATAGACCAGATATTGTTATTAATTTTGAGCATTTACGGATGTTGTTAGAAAAAAAAGGAGTTGTGATTTCTGAGCTAGACTTAGCGGAAGTTGATCTTTCAGCTTCAGAATTAACTGCAGACTATGCTCTTTCCGGAGGAGCTGTAAAAGCTGCAGATTTGCTGCAGGCTGATCCAGGTTGTGGAAATAAAGCTCTGCATCTAAGCGGTCTGGATAACATAATCAATTTTTTAGAAGATTTTAAAAAAGACAAAGATAAAATAAAAGTAGAACTTGTAGAACTGCTTGCCTGTTCTGGAGGTTGCATTAATGGTCCTGCTATTAATAACGAGTTAAGTATTCCATTAAAAGAATTAGAAGTACATAATTATTTATCAGCTAAAAAAAGAACTAATGTTAAAAAAGAGAAATTGAATAACGAAATATCAATCAGACGAAAACATCAGAACAAGAAAATGAATCTGCCAAAGGTGCCAGAGGCAGAAATTAGAAAAATATTAGCCTCGATTGCAAAAGAAAATAAGGAAGATGAAAAAGACTGTGGTGGTTGTGGTTATTCAAGTTGTCGAGAAAAGGCTGCAGCAGTTTATTACGGATTTGCGGAAAAGAAAATGTGTATACCCTACATGAAAGCAAGAGCTGAATCTCTTTCTCAAATTATTGTTGAATCATCACATAATGCGATAATAGTAGTCAATGATCAGATGGATATCCAAAAATTTAATCCAGTAGCTAAAGAATTATTTACCCAAAAGAGTAGAAAGATAGAAGGAATGAAATTAGATAAATTTATTGACAGCAGTAATTTCAAAAAAGCCTGGAATCTTAATCAAAGGTTTATCCACCAAAAGTGTTCATATAAAAATAAAAGTATTATAGTTGATCAGACTATATTTGCTTTAAAAGAGCACAGGGTGATAGTTGGTATTTTAACTGATATTAGTGAACAAGAAAAACAGAGAGAAAAAATGCAAAAAATGAAAGAAGTAGCAGTTGAAAAAACAAATGCTGTTGTTAATAAGCAGATGCAAATAGTGCAAGAAATAGCAGGTCTTTTGGGCGAGACAACTGTAGAAACTAAAGCAGCTTTAACAGAACTTGCCGACCTTCTACAAACAGGTGATGACAGATGGAATTAG
- a CDS encoding 2-phosphosulfolactate phosphatase yields the protein MKIKNLKFLKGAKKAKGLTVIVDVFRAYTTAAYLFDRQADKIFIVSKIETAKKLKKVLDDPVLIGERKGIKIADFDYNNSPYFISQHDFSGKEIVLSTSAGTKGIIKAAEADEIITGSFVNIAAAARYIKNKNPDIISIVAMGNNGITEADEDDLYVQELNKLLEDKEILSQNEIKNRLRTPAGDRFFVESTQTQMPKEDFEYCLKINKFNFVIKAEKRAEDIYQLKKEEVS from the coding sequence ATGAAAATAAAAAATCTAAAGTTTTTAAAAGGTGCAAAAAAAGCAAAAGGGTTGACAGTTATTGTAGATGTTTTTAGAGCTTATACAACAGCAGCTTATCTTTTTGATAGGCAAGCAGATAAAATTTTTATAGTCAGTAAAATTGAAACAGCTAAAAAATTAAAAAAAGTATTAGATGACCCTGTTTTAATTGGTGAAAGAAAAGGAATAAAGATAGCTGATTTTGATTATAACAATTCTCCTTATTTCATTTCCCAGCATGATTTTTCTGGCAAAGAAATTGTTTTAAGCACAAGTGCAGGCACTAAAGGTATAATTAAAGCTGCTGAGGCTGATGAAATTATTACAGGCAGTTTTGTTAATATAGCTGCTGCTGCAAGATATATAAAAAATAAAAATCCAGATATAATTTCAATTGTAGCAATGGGTAATAATGGGATAACAGAAGCAGATGAAGATGATTTATATGTCCAAGAATTAAATAAATTATTAGAAGACAAAGAAATTTTAAGTCAAAATGAAATCAAAAATAGATTAAGAACACCAGCTGGAGATAGATTTTTTGTGGAATCAACCCAAACACAAATGCCTAAGGAAGATTTTGAGTACTGTTTAAAAATAAACAAATTTAATTTTGTTATTAAAGCTGAAAAAAGAGCTGAAGATATTTATCAGTTAAAAAAAGAAGAGGTGAGTTAA